Proteins found in one Gigantopelta aegis isolate Gae_Host chromosome 12, Gae_host_genome, whole genome shotgun sequence genomic segment:
- the LOC121386334 gene encoding radial spoke head 1 homolog, with amino-acid sequence MSDIGSEEMEEEQGPYLGEYEGGRNEREERHGHGKATLPNGDTYEGLYENGKRHGQGVYRFKNGARYIGEYAKNKKHGQGTFIYPDGSKYEGSWVEDQRCGFGKYYYVNNDTYEGEWANHVRHGQGCYTYAETGTKYVGTWVNGKRDGHGELIHTNHKYVGTFKEDRMDGKGKYVFDIGCEQHGEYIVTELNEDKAEEEEVQPIVIPKWKAGPVKAIQLKTEEEEEEEAAQAAAEAAAAEAAAAEVAEKERQLAEQQKAEEEAAKAPAGETSESAESTDKTEQGEDAEGKKSDDQVGGDEAQDAQDTKEEVPEDNEGQTAPEPPQEAE; translated from the exons ATGTCTGATATCGGTTCTGAAGAGATGGAAGAGGAGCAGGGCCCATACTTGGGT GAATATGAAGGTGGACGGAACGAGCGTGAGGAGAGACACGGACATGGCAAGGCAACACTTCCAAATGGTGACACGTACGAGGGTCTTTATGAAAATGGAAAACGACATGGACAGGGAGTTTACAG GTTTAAAAATGGAGCCAGATATATTGGTGAATATGCCAAAAATAAGAAGCATGGTCAGGGAACATTTATCTACCCAGATGGTTCGAAGTATGAAG gTAGTTGGGTTGAAGATCAGAGGTGTGGTTTTGGAAAGTATTACTATGTAAATAACGACACATACGAAGGGGAGTGGGCGAACCATGTGCGGCACGGCCAGGGCTGTTACACCTACGCTGAAACAGGAACGAAATACGTCGGAACGTGGGTGAACGGGAAACGCGATGGCCATGGGGAGTTGATACACACCAACCACAAATATGTCGGAACATTTAAAGAGGACAGG ATGGACGGAAAAGGGAAATATGTCTTTGATATTGGTTGTGAACAGCATGGAGAATACATTGTAACTGAACTG aATGAAGATAAGGCTGAGGAAGAGGAGGTGCAGCCCATTGTGATACCCAAGTGGAAGGCAGGACCTGTAAAAGCCATACAGCTGAAAACAGAGGAAGAGGAGGAAGAAGAGGCAGCACAAGCAGCGGCTGAAGCAGCGGCAGCAGAGGCGGCTGCGGCAGAAGTAGCAGAAAAGGAACGGCAGCTAGCAGAACAGCAGAAAGCGGAAG AGGAGGCTGCCAAAGCACCTGCAGGAGAAACCTCCGAATCAGCGGAATCAACAGACAAAACAGAACAAGGCGAAGATGCTGAAGGGAAGAAATCTGACGACCAGGTGGGCGGGGATGAGGCTCAGGATGCTCAAGATACAAAGGAGGAAGTTCCAGAAGACAATGAAGGACAAACGGCACCAGAACCACCCCAGGAAGCAGAATAA